From the genome of Bacteroides sp. MSB163, one region includes:
- a CDS encoding DUF3822 family protein has protein sequence MIETIDFSKSEQYTLSIRLSADGFSFSVFSPLGEGGLSFFDWKVEESLSLTANLKQTFREVEWLKHPYRRVNILMADKRFTLVPLEFFEDEQTETLFYHNHPKRENEIVQYNILRKNNVVVLFSMDKSARSFLCEQYPDVRFYSQASSFIEHFSSKSRLGNSRKMYVHLRKDAADLYCYDRNHLLLANSFECKQTADRIYYLLYIWKQLGFEQERDEMHLTGELSDKEALLSELRKFIRQVFIMNPATNLDLQAITTCE, from the coding sequence ATGATAGAAACGATTGACTTTAGTAAATCGGAACAATATACGTTATCCATCCGCCTCAGTGCGGATGGATTTTCTTTTTCTGTATTCAGCCCTCTGGGTGAAGGCGGGCTCTCTTTCTTTGACTGGAAAGTAGAAGAATCACTCTCCCTCACAGCCAATCTAAAACAGACTTTCCGTGAAGTGGAATGGCTTAAACACCCTTACCGCCGGGTAAATATACTCATGGCGGACAAGCGCTTTACCCTCGTACCGCTGGAGTTCTTTGAAGACGAACAGACGGAAACACTTTTTTATCATAACCACCCGAAGCGGGAAAACGAAATTGTGCAATACAACATTCTGCGAAAGAATAATGTCGTAGTATTGTTCAGTATGGACAAAAGTGCTCGTTCTTTCCTGTGCGAACAATATCCCGATGTAAGATTTTATTCGCAGGCAAGTTCGTTCATCGAACATTTCTCCAGCAAAAGCCGCTTGGGCAACAGCCGGAAAATGTACGTGCATCTGCGGAAAGATGCCGCCGACCTGTATTGCTACGACCGCAATCACCTGTTGCTTGCCAACTCTTTTGAATGTAAACAGACAGCGGACCGCATCTATTACCTATTATATATATGGAAGCAACTCGGCTTTGAACAGGAACGTGACGAAATGCACCTCACCGGTGAATTGTCCGACAAAGAAGCTCTGCTCAGTGAACTACGTAAATTTATCCGACAGGTATTCATCATGAACCCTGCCACTAACCTCGACCTACAAGCAATAACCACATGCGAGTAA
- the cls gene encoding cardiolipin synthase: MIDWNYILNQVATVAFDIIYFGAIIGTIVVIILDNRNPVKTLAWILVLMFLPVVGLVFYFFFGRSRRRERIIEQKIYNRLLNKPMVEYLAQDATTLPIAYSRLISLFRNTTQAFPFDGNCVETYTSGVSMLQSLLRELAKARQHIHIEFYIFEDDAIGRMVRDVLIEKAREGVEVRVIYDDVGCWHVPNRFYDEMRSAGIEVRSFLKVRFPLFTSKVNYRNHRKIVVIDGRIGFVGGMNLAERYMRGFSWGIWRDTHLLLEGKAVHGLQTAFLLDWYFVDRTLISASRYFPKMEASGNSLVQIVTSDPIGPWKEIMQGLSMAISGAKKYFYIQTPYFLPTEQILAAMQTAALAGVDVRLMLPLRADNRLTHLGSCSYLADVLQAGVKVYFYKVGFLHSKLMVSDDELTTVGSTNVDFRSFEHNFEVNAFIYDTETALQMREIFLQDQRECVQVFLKNWVKRPWWRKAAESVVRLMAPLL, translated from the coding sequence GTGATTGACTGGAACTATATACTAAACCAAGTAGCTACCGTCGCCTTTGATATTATTTACTTTGGCGCTATCATCGGAACAATTGTTGTCATCATTCTCGACAATCGTAATCCGGTGAAGACACTGGCGTGGATATTGGTATTGATGTTTCTGCCTGTTGTGGGACTGGTCTTTTACTTCTTTTTCGGGCGTAGCCGGAGGCGCGAGCGAATAATAGAGCAGAAGATTTATAACCGTCTGTTGAATAAACCAATGGTGGAATACTTGGCGCAGGATGCCACTACCTTGCCTATAGCTTATAGCCGGCTCATTTCTTTATTTCGCAATACAACCCAGGCGTTTCCTTTTGACGGCAACTGTGTAGAGACTTATACCAGCGGTGTTTCCATGTTGCAATCCCTGTTGCGGGAACTGGCTAAAGCCCGGCAACATATCCATATTGAATTTTATATTTTTGAGGATGATGCCATCGGGCGAATGGTGCGGGATGTACTGATAGAGAAAGCACGGGAGGGCGTTGAAGTGCGTGTCATCTATGATGATGTAGGATGCTGGCATGTGCCCAACCGTTTCTATGATGAAATGCGTTCGGCAGGTATCGAGGTACGCAGCTTTCTGAAAGTACGTTTCCCTCTGTTCACCAGCAAAGTGAACTATCGCAACCACCGTAAGATTGTTGTGATTGACGGGCGAATCGGTTTTGTGGGTGGGATGAATCTGGCAGAACGCTATATGCGTGGGTTCTCATGGGGCATTTGGCGCGATACGCATCTTTTATTGGAAGGCAAAGCCGTGCATGGCTTGCAGACCGCTTTCTTGCTCGACTGGTATTTTGTAGACCGTACTTTGATCAGTGCCTCCCGTTATTTTCCGAAGATGGAGGCATCGGGTAATTCGTTAGTACAGATTGTGACAAGTGATCCTATCGGTCCCTGGAAAGAAATTATGCAAGGATTGAGTATGGCAATTTCCGGTGCGAAGAAATATTTCTATATACAGACCCCTTACTTCTTGCCTACGGAACAGATACTGGCTGCCATGCAAACGGCCGCATTGGCAGGAGTTGATGTTCGACTGATGCTGCCTTTGCGTGCGGATAATCGTCTTACGCATTTAGGTTCTTGTTCCTATCTGGCAGATGTATTGCAGGCTGGTGTGAAAGTTTATTTTTATAAGGTAGGTTTTCTGCACTCCAAACTGATGGTGTCGGATGATGAGCTTACTACTGTTGGCTCTACCAATGTAGACTTCCGCAGCTTCGAGCATAATTTTGAGGTGAACGCTTTTATTTATGATACTGAAACTGCACTGCAAATGCGTGAAATCTTTCTTCAGGATCAACGCGAGTGTGTACAGGTCTTTCTTAAAAACTGGGTGAAGCGTCCCTGGTGGCGGAAAGCTGCCGAGAGTGTGGTGCGACTGATGGCACCGCTTTTATAA
- a CDS encoding M23 family metallopeptidase has protein sequence MRKVYYIYNPQTQTYDRIYPTVRQRMVSLLRRLFIGMGLGAGSFIILLIIFGSPSEKELRKENSQLLAQYNVLSRRLDEAMGVLQDVQQRDDNLYRVIFAADPVPSAIRQAGYGGTNRYEHLMDMANSDLVVNTTQKMDMLSKQLYIQSRSFDDVVDMCKSHDEMLRCIPAIQPVSNKDLRKTASGYGTRIDPIYGTTKFHAGMDFSAPLGTDVYATGDGTVIQMGWQTGYGNRIVVDHGFGYQTVYAHLRDFRTKVGKKVVRGEVIGGVGSTGKSTGPHLHYEVHVKGQVVNPVNYYFMDLSAEDYDRMIQIAANHGKVLD, from the coding sequence ATGCGCAAAGTTTACTACATTTATAATCCACAGACGCAGACTTATGACCGTATTTACCCTACTGTCCGGCAACGGATGGTGAGTCTCCTGCGCCGTTTGTTTATCGGCATGGGCTTAGGGGCAGGTAGTTTCATTATTCTGCTGATTATCTTCGGTTCACCTTCCGAGAAAGAGTTGAGGAAGGAAAATAGCCAACTTTTAGCGCAATACAATGTGCTTTCCCGTCGTCTGGACGAGGCAATGGGGGTGTTGCAGGATGTGCAGCAGCGTGATGATAACCTGTATCGGGTTATATTTGCGGCTGACCCTGTACCTTCGGCTATTCGTCAGGCAGGGTATGGCGGCACTAACCGTTATGAACACCTGATGGATATGGCGAACTCCGATCTGGTAGTGAATACAACTCAGAAGATGGATATGCTCAGCAAGCAACTCTATATCCAGTCACGTTCCTTCGATGATGTGGTGGATATGTGTAAGAGCCATGATGAAATGTTGCGTTGTATCCCGGCTATCCAGCCTGTTTCCAATAAAGACCTTCGCAAAACAGCTTCCGGTTACGGAACGCGTATCGACCCTATTTACGGAACTACAAAATTCCATGCAGGTATGGACTTCTCGGCACCTTTGGGTACGGATGTTTATGCCACAGGAGATGGTACGGTGATACAGATGGGGTGGCAAACCGGATATGGTAACCGGATTGTGGTAGATCATGGATTTGGTTATCAGACCGTATACGCGCATTTGCGTGATTTCCGTACTAAAGTAGGAAAGAAGGTGGTGCGCGGTGAAGTCATTGGCGGGGTAGGCAGTACGGGAAAGAGTACAGGCCCTCACTTGCATTATGAAGTTCATGTAAAAGGTCAGGTAGTCAACCCTG
- a CDS encoding ATP-dependent DNA helicase yields the protein MINNYLETQIKEIFPYEPTFEQEIVLKSLAAFLLSPRNDAVFVLRGYAGTGKTSLVGALVRTLDKLQQKSILLAPTGRAAKVFSAYAGHPAFTIHKKIYRQQSFSNEVSNFSVNDNLTTHTLYIVDEASMISNEGLSGAVFGTGRLLDDLIQFVYSGTGCRLILMGDTAQLPPVGEEQSPALFAEALKGYGLEVIEVDLTQVVRQVQDSGILWNATRLRQLIAEDACESLPKIKVSGFADIKVVPGDELIDTLSTCYDRDGMDETIVVCRSNKRANIYNNGIRAQILWREDELNTGDLLMVAKNNYYWTEKSKEMDFIANGEIAVLHRVRRTRELYGFRFAEVLLTFPDYGDFELEVNLLLDTLHSDAPALPKADNDRLFYAVLEDYADIPVKRERMKKMKADPHYNALQVKYAYAVTCHKAQGGQWKNVFLDQGYMTDEYLTPDYFRWLYTAFTRATGTLYLVNYPKEQIV from the coding sequence ATGATAAATAACTATTTAGAAACGCAAATTAAGGAAATTTTTCCTTATGAACCAACTTTTGAGCAAGAAATAGTACTAAAATCATTAGCTGCCTTCTTGTTATCTCCCCGTAATGATGCGGTTTTTGTGCTGCGCGGATACGCTGGTACAGGAAAAACGTCGCTGGTCGGAGCGCTGGTACGGACGTTGGATAAGTTGCAACAGAAGTCAATTCTGTTAGCTCCTACGGGGCGGGCGGCGAAAGTCTTTTCGGCTTATGCGGGGCATCCGGCGTTTACTATTCACAAAAAGATTTACCGTCAGCAGTCTTTCTCCAATGAGGTAAGTAACTTTTCTGTAAACGATAATTTGACTACTCATACCTTATATATAGTGGATGAGGCTTCGATGATTTCGAACGAGGGATTATCCGGTGCTGTGTTCGGTACAGGGCGTTTGTTGGACGATCTGATACAGTTTGTTTATTCCGGTACAGGATGTCGATTGATATTGATGGGGGATACGGCGCAGCTTCCTCCGGTGGGTGAAGAACAGAGTCCTGCTTTGTTTGCCGAGGCACTGAAAGGTTATGGGCTGGAGGTGATAGAGGTAGATTTGACACAGGTAGTACGTCAGGTGCAGGACTCCGGTATATTATGGAATGCTACTCGGTTGCGCCAACTTATAGCTGAAGATGCCTGCGAGAGTCTGCCAAAGATAAAGGTATCGGGGTTCGCTGATATAAAGGTTGTTCCGGGCGATGAACTGATAGATACGCTGAGTACTTGTTACGACCGTGACGGGATGGATGAGACCATTGTCGTATGCCGTTCCAATAAGCGTGCGAATATCTATAATAATGGTATACGCGCGCAAATCCTTTGGCGGGAAGATGAATTGAACACGGGGGACTTGCTGATGGTAGCAAAGAATAATTACTACTGGACGGAGAAAAGCAAAGAGATGGATTTCATTGCCAATGGTGAGATAGCTGTTCTTCACCGGGTGCGTCGTACACGTGAGTTGTATGGTTTTCGTTTTGCGGAAGTTCTGCTCACTTTTCCTGATTACGGGGATTTTGAACTGGAAGTTAATCTATTGTTAGATACTTTGCATAGTGATGCGCCGGCTTTGCCTAAAGCGGACAATGACAGGCTGTTTTATGCTGTGCTCGAAGATTATGCTGACATTCCTGTAAAGCGCGAACGGATGAAAAAGATGAAGGCTGATCCGCATTATAATGCTTTGCAAGTGAAGTATGCTTATGCCGTTACTTGCCATAAAGCGCAGGGTGGGCAATGGAAGAATGTATTTCTTGACCAGGGGTATATGACGGATGAATATCTGACACCGGATTATTTCCGCTGGTTATATACGGCTTTTACCCGTGCTACAGGTACTTTGTATCTGGTGAATTACCCGAAAGAACAAATCGTATAA
- the alaS gene encoding alanine--tRNA ligase: MLTANEIRNSFKSFFESKGHQIVPSAPMVIKDDPTLMFTNAGMNQFKDIILGNHPAKYKRVADSQKCLRVSGKHNDLEEVGHDTYHHTMFEMLGNWSFGDYFKKEAINWAWEYLVDVLKIDPKNLYATVFEGSSEEGLERDNEAAAFWEQHLPKDHILNGNKHDNFWEMGDTGPCGPCSEIHIDSRSEEEKAKVPGSQLVNKDHPQVIEIWNLVFMQFNRKADGSLEGLPAKVIDTGMGFERLVRTLQGKTSNYDTDVFQPILKAIADMAGTTYGKDNQQDIAMRVIADHIRTIAFSITDGQLPSNAKAGYVIRRILRRAVRYGYTFLGQRQAFMYKLLPVLIENMGEAYPELEAQKELISKVIKEEEDSFLRTLETGIRLLDKTMADAKAAGKTEISGKDAFTLYDTFGFPLDLTELILRENGMTADIKEFDAEMQQQKQRARNAAAIETGDWITLKEGTTEFVGYDYTEYETSILRYRQVKQKNQTLYQIVLDYTPFYAESGGQVGDTGVLVSEFETIEVIDTKKENNLPIHITKKLPAHPEAPMMACVDTDKRAACAANHSATHLLDSALREVLGEHVEQKGSLVTPDSLRFDFSHFQKVTDEEIRQVEHLVNAKIRANIPLKEYRNIPIEDAKELGAIALFGEKYGDHVRVIQFGSSVEFCGGTHVAATGNIGMIKIVSESSVAAGVRRIEAYTGARVEELMDTIEDTLKDLKALFNNAPDLAGTIRKYIEENAGLKKQMEDFMREKEAQIKERLLKNMQEIHGIKVIKICAPIPAESIKNIAFQLRGEITENLCFVAGTINEGKPMLTVMLSDNLVAGGLKAGNLVKEAAKLIQGGGGGQPHFATAGGKNIDGLNAAIEKVLELAGI; this comes from the coding sequence ATGTTGACTGCAAATGAAATCCGGAACTCATTCAAGAGTTTCTTCGAGAGCAAAGGCCATCAGATAGTGCCCTCGGCTCCAATGGTAATTAAAGATGACCCGACACTGATGTTTACTAATGCGGGGATGAACCAGTTTAAAGATATTATTTTGGGTAACCACCCGGCAAAATATAAAAGAGTCGCGGACTCGCAGAAATGCCTGCGCGTTAGCGGAAAACATAATGACCTAGAAGAAGTAGGACACGATACGTACCACCATACCATGTTCGAGATGCTGGGTAACTGGTCGTTCGGTGACTACTTTAAGAAAGAGGCTATCAACTGGGCATGGGAATATCTGGTGGATGTACTGAAGATAGACCCTAAGAATCTGTATGCCACCGTATTCGAAGGTAGCTCCGAAGAAGGATTGGAACGGGACAATGAAGCTGCTGCCTTTTGGGAACAGCACCTTCCGAAAGACCATATCCTCAACGGTAACAAGCATGATAACTTCTGGGAAATGGGCGATACAGGCCCGTGTGGTCCGTGTTCCGAGATACATATAGACTCACGTTCGGAAGAAGAAAAAGCCAAAGTTCCGGGCAGCCAATTGGTGAACAAGGATCACCCGCAGGTTATTGAAATCTGGAACCTTGTGTTCATGCAATTCAACCGTAAAGCTGATGGGAGTCTGGAAGGACTTCCCGCCAAAGTTATCGACACGGGTATGGGCTTTGAGCGCTTGGTACGCACGTTACAAGGCAAGACTTCAAACTATGATACGGACGTGTTCCAGCCGATATTGAAAGCCATCGCTGATATGGCAGGCACTACCTATGGCAAAGACAACCAACAAGACATCGCCATGCGTGTGATTGCCGACCACATCCGTACAATCGCTTTCTCTATTACAGACGGACAATTGCCTTCGAATGCAAAGGCAGGTTATGTAATCCGCCGTATTCTGCGCCGCGCAGTTCGTTACGGTTATACATTCCTGGGGCAGAGACAGGCATTCATGTATAAATTACTGCCGGTTCTGATTGAGAATATGGGTGAGGCTTATCCTGAACTGGAAGCACAGAAAGAACTGATCAGCAAGGTTATTAAAGAAGAAGAAGACTCTTTCCTCCGCACACTGGAAACTGGTATCCGCTTGCTGGATAAGACAATGGCTGACGCCAAAGCCGCCGGAAAGACAGAAATCAGTGGTAAGGATGCCTTTACCTTATATGATACTTTCGGTTTCCCGCTCGACCTGACGGAACTGATTCTCCGTGAAAACGGTATGACTGCCGACATCAAGGAGTTCGATGCCGAGATGCAACAGCAGAAACAACGTGCCCGCAATGCCGCTGCCATAGAAACCGGCGACTGGATCACACTGAAAGAAGGAACTACTGAATTTGTAGGCTACGACTATACGGAATATGAAACAAGCATCCTCCGCTACCGTCAGGTGAAACAGAAAAACCAGACATTGTATCAGATCGTACTGGACTATACCCCGTTCTATGCCGAAAGTGGTGGTCAGGTAGGTGATACAGGTGTATTGGTCAGCGAATTCGAAACGATTGAAGTAATTGATACAAAGAAGGAAAATAACCTTCCGATACATATCACCAAGAAATTGCCCGCACATCCGGAAGCTCCGATGATGGCTTGTGTAGATACCGACAAACGTGCTGCCTGTGCAGCCAATCACTCGGCTACCCACTTGCTGGACTCTGCACTCCGCGAAGTACTGGGCGAGCATGTAGAGCAAAAGGGTTCTTTAGTAACCCCCGACTCACTGCGTTTCGACTTCTCTCACTTCCAGAAAGTGACGGACGAAGAAATCCGTCAGGTAGAACATCTGGTGAATGCTAAAATCCGTGCTAACATACCTTTGAAGGAATACCGCAATATTCCTATTGAAGATGCCAAAGAACTGGGTGCTATCGCCTTGTTCGGTGAAAAGTACGGCGACCATGTGCGTGTTATTCAGTTCGGTTCATCCGTTGAGTTCTGTGGAGGTACACACGTTGCCGCTACCGGAAACATCGGTATGATAAAGATTGTATCTGAAAGCTCCGTTGCTGCCGGCGTACGCCGTATCGAAGCTTACACCGGTGCACGCGTAGAGGAATTGATGGACACCATCGAAGATACCCTGAAAGATCTGAAAGCGCTCTTCAATAATGCACCCGACTTGGCCGGAACCATCCGCAAGTACATTGAAGAGAATGCCGGATTGAAGAAACAGATGGAAGACTTCATGAGGGAGAAAGAGGCACAGATAAAGGAAAGATTGCTGAAAAACATGCAGGAAATCCACGGTATAAAAGTAATTAAGATTTGTGCTCCGATACCTGCAGAGAGTATTAAGAACATTGCATTCCAACTGCGTGGCGAGATTACAGAAAACTTGTGTTTCGTTGCCGGAACGATCAATGAAGGAAAACCGATGCTGACAGTAATGTTGAGTGATAACCTCGTAGCAGGCGGATTGAAAGCCGGAAACCTGGTGAAAGAAGCTGCCAAACTGATTCAAGGTGGTGGCGGCGGCCAACCTCACTTTGCAACAGCAGGTGGAAAGAACATTGACGGGCTGAATGCAGCAATAGAAAAGGTACTGGAACTTGCCGGAATTTAA
- the rsmD gene encoding 16S rRNA (guanine(966)-N(2))-methyltransferase RsmD, with amino-acid sequence MRVISGIYKRRRFDVPRTFKARPTTDFAKENLFNVLANYLDFEDGVSALDLFAGTGSISIELVSRGCDRVISVEKDRDHYAFICKIMQEVKTDKCIPIRGDVFKFIKGGREQFDFIFADPPYELQGLETIPNLIFENNLLKEEGLLVLEHGKKDNFEDHPNFVERRVYGSVNFSIFK; translated from the coding sequence ATGCGAGTAATCAGCGGAATATATAAAAGAAGAAGATTTGATGTGCCCCGTACTTTCAAGGCACGTCCCACAACAGATTTTGCCAAAGAGAATCTGTTCAATGTACTTGCCAATTATCTGGATTTTGAGGACGGAGTATCCGCACTCGATCTCTTTGCAGGAACCGGCAGCATCAGCATCGAACTGGTATCACGGGGGTGCGACCGCGTAATCAGCGTTGAAAAAGACCGGGACCACTATGCTTTCATCTGCAAGATAATGCAAGAGGTAAAGACCGATAAATGTATCCCTATCCGTGGCGATGTATTCAAATTCATCAAAGGAGGACGTGAACAGTTCGATTTTATCTTTGCCGATCCTCCGTACGAATTGCAGGGATTGGAAACCATTCCTAATCTTATCTTCGAAAACAATCTCTTGAAAGAGGAAGGCTTGCTTGTATTGGAACATGGAAAGAAAGATAACTTCGAAGATCATCCGAACTTTGTAGAGAGACGGGTATATGGCAGTGTGAACTTCTCGATATTTAAATGA